The following DNA comes from Geobacter sp..
GTCTGTCGAGCCGTCCAATGAGTATCGTTAACGCCTCTATCCCTTTCCACAAGAATGAACCGATTACCCTGCTCCTCCTGGGAGGCGGGATCCGTTATCCGGCACTGGTGGGAGCGTTGCGGGCAGTTGAGGAAAAGGGGCTCCGGATCGGGAAGATCGTCGGTTCCTCAGCAGGCAGCATTGTCGGCGCCCTGTTCGCCTCCGGCATGTCCCCTGAGGATCTGCGACGAGAGGCCATGGCGCTTGATTCCGCACGGTTCAAGGACATAAGCCTCAAGAGCATGTTTTCTGGCTACGGCCTCTGTAGCGGCGATGCCCTTGAGGCCTGGGTCGACGGGAAGCTGGGGGGGAGATCGTTTTCCGGCGACTTTCGTATCCCTATCCAGGTGATTGCCACCGATATCCTCAATTACCGGGCCGTGGTCTTTTCCGCAGCCAGCCATCCCGAACTCAAGGTTGCCACGGCAGCCCGTTTTTCCAACGGCATCCCCTGGATCTATGCCTGTCGCCGCCACCGGCATAACGGCAAAGACCACGTCTTTGTCGACGGTTCTCTGATGGCGGGATCGGTGGAGGAATCCTTCGGTCGACACGAACGGGTGCTGATCCTCAAGGTGGTCTCCAAGCGGACCCTCAGGCATCAGGATGGGAAGCTGTCGCTGGCTCGGTACTTTCGCGAGACACTCAACTTCTCGCTCCATGCCATGGAGAAGGAGTTCATCAAGGGGGGGCGCTGGAAGGATACCATCCTGCTCTACTGTGCAGACATCGAGCCGGCGCGATTCAGTCTCACGAACGAGGAAAAGGAGTACCTGCTGGCACAGGGGTATGAACAGACCATGAAATTCCTCAACTATAAATGGGGCATCTGACATGGAGGAGAGATGGAAGGACTGATCAAGGAAGGCTCCCTCGGCTATATCCTGATGAAATCGCACATTATTTCAGAGGATGACATCCGGGCTGCCCTGGAGGCGCAGCAGGCTTCCCACTGCAGGTTCGGTGAGGCACTGGTTACGCTGGGGGTAGTGACCCAGGAGGATATCGACTGGGCCCTCTCCAACCAGCTCGACATCCCCTATGTCCGCCTGAAAAAGGATATGATCGATGCTGCTGCCGTTGCCCTGCTGCCGGCACAGACGGCGCGGCAGTACAACCTCATCCCCCTGATCCGGGCCGGAGACGAACTGAACGTGGCCATGGCAGATCCGCTCAACCGGGTGGCGATCGAGGCGGTGGAACGGTCAACCGGATACCAGGTTATAGTTTCGGTCGCCCTTATCCGGGAAATCCGCGAAATGCAGGACCAATTTTACGGTGTTCCCACCTCACCGGTATCCTTTGGCCTGACGTCGTCGGCGTTCTCACCCAGGGTCCTGGAAATCATCAACGGCGACATCACGGGTGCCACGTTTCTCGATTATCTGCTGGCCTATTTTATTCAGAACCGCCTGACGGTCATCTCCCTGCAGCCGCTGGGGGACATGGTCAGCGTCACTGCGCGCCGTGGTGGTGCCACTCGTGAGATCGGGACCCTTGCCATTACCCACTACCAGGAGTTCATGATCCATCTACGCCGTGGCTGCAAACTGGAAGGGATCAGCGAGACGAGTACCAAGAGTGGGCTCTCCTTTACCCTGCGCGGACAGCGCCACAACTTCCAGGTCCTGCTCTTAAGGGGGCTGGGAGGGGACTTTGTCACCTTCAAGAAGAGCCATGCCGATGCATTTCCCGCCTGGCTGGCAGACCTGCACCTTGCCCCTGCAACTGAGGAACAGCTGCGGAAGCTCCCTGCCGGTGCGGGCATGGTGGTTGTCGCCCACCGGGAGAGCGAGGAGAGGTGCCGTCTCATCGATCTGCTGCTCAGCGAGGCTGATACGGCGGGCAAGAGCGTGATCCTTCTGGGTGAGGGGCTGGGGCAGGGAACCAAGCGATTCCCCCGTGTCCCGGCTCACGGGATATCCCCCGGCGAGACCCACAGCCTGATCAGTGCTGTTCTGGAGCATGACCCGGATATCGTTGCCGTTGAGGATGCCACGGAAAGCCAGTCATTCATCGCTGCCAGCAAGGCTGTCATGCGGGGAAAACTGGTCATCGTCGGCGTCTCCCTCAAGGAGATCGGGGCGGCGATCAGGCACCTGCTCTATTTCTGGAACAAGCACTACATCATCCCCACCTATATCCGCGGGATCGTTTCGTGTCGACGGGTTTCGCTGCTCTGCCCCGCCTGCCGCCAGCCTTACCACCTGAGCCCCGACGAGAGCGCGGCACTAGGGACTGCACTCCCCTCCGGCAGTTATTTCCGCTCCTCCGGTTGCCCGGAATGTGAACAGAGCGGTTATCGCGGCAGCCGCTTTCTGCTGGA
Coding sequences within:
- a CDS encoding phospholipase, with protein sequence MSIVNASIPFHKNEPITLLLLGGGIRYPALVGALRAVEEKGLRIGKIVGSSAGSIVGALFASGMSPEDLRREAMALDSARFKDISLKSMFSGYGLCSGDALEAWVDGKLGGRSFSGDFRIPIQVIATDILNYRAVVFSAASHPELKVATAARFSNGIPWIYACRRHRHNGKDHVFVDGSLMAGSVEESFGRHERVLILKVVSKRTLRHQDGKLSLARYFRETLNFSLHAMEKEFIKGGRWKDTILLYCADIEPARFSLTNEEKEYLLAQGYEQTMKFLNYKWGI
- a CDS encoding pilus assembly protein PilB — its product is MEGLIKEGSLGYILMKSHIISEDDIRAALEAQQASHCRFGEALVTLGVVTQEDIDWALSNQLDIPYVRLKKDMIDAAAVALLPAQTARQYNLIPLIRAGDELNVAMADPLNRVAIEAVERSTGYQVIVSVALIREIREMQDQFYGVPTSPVSFGLTSSAFSPRVLEIINGDITGATFLDYLLAYFIQNRLTVISLQPLGDMVSVTARRGGATREIGTLAITHYQEFMIHLRRGCKLEGISETSTKSGLSFTLRGQRHNFQVLLLRGLGGDFVTFKKSHADAFPAWLADLHLAPATEEQLRKLPAGAGMVVVAHRESEERCRLIDLLLSEADTAGKSVILLGEGLGQGTKRFPRVPAHGISPGETHSLISAVLEHDPDIVAVEDATESQSFIAASKAVMRGKLVIVGVSLKEIGAAIRHLLYFWNKHYIIPTYIRGIVSCRRVSLLCPACRQPYHLSPDESAALGTALPSGSYFRSSGCPECEQSGYRGSRFLLDVISFDSAVVEAFETVSDSRDLLRFLADRGYRGSAEQGDELLRSGDISPEEYVTSILL